From Bicyclus anynana chromosome 18, ilBicAnyn1.1, whole genome shotgun sequence, a single genomic window includes:
- the LOC112055088 gene encoding spherulin-2A-like, protein MAVRNHYGPIPRNVYLKSPTPWGDLYKEYNWEQVSMLLKVKSAKINESSIKSVLILAQNFDNPSNKTIKVNAGITQSVENTVTTSWSSTKEVTVAQEIEYDLNIIFAKLSGTTSFSYTSSWGKSEEKSETITIGKINNFLAYLLPIP, encoded by the coding sequence ATGGCAGTCAGAAACCATTATGGCCCAATACCTAGAAATGTTTATCTAAAAAGCCCGACACCCTGGGGCGATTTGTATAAAGAATACAACTGGGAACAAGTATCTatgttattaaaagttaaatccGCAAAAATAAACGAGAGTTCTATAAAATCCGTGCTGATTTTAGCTCAAAATTTTGATAATCCTTCAAATAAAACTATCAAAGTCAACGCAGGCATAACACAAAGTGTTGAGAACACTGTTACGACCAGTTGGTCAAGTACTAAGGAGGTGACGGTGGCTCAAGAGATAGAGTATGATCtgaatattatttttgctaAGCTATCTGGTACTACAAGCTTTTCGTATACTTCTAGTTGGGGTAAAAGTGAGGAGAAGTCTGAAACGATTACcataggtaaaataaataattttcttgcCTACCTATTACCTATACCATAA
- the LOC112055087 gene encoding pro-resilin-like, translating into MTMFILITLLAYAVAEPPVGDGYASRRSGHDHHGFENQRSLSQEYGAPALGARSSYASNEARSFSYDQSRSAPSQEYGPPEFRSISQNYGLPNSRKALSQDYKSPNNVRSSFTQEYRSSNARTGLSQEYGTPNTRTGLSQQYGAPNARSGISQEYGLPNARSNLNQEYGQPNSRSLSQQYGPPNQRNAGADYGRSQDYSISTARLSQDYGVPQLRGGSNIPSDSYGQPLLRSSQTLADYSTPSEEYGAPSQRNLDQAPSQKYGQPNFRNSQSYSPSQSQSLSRFNKGSASTRSFQSSFGSRSPSQTYGTPRSSYSVSSARNIDSYSPASKSISATYLPSPKGVSQSYGAPDGRSLFTEYDAPDARGFHTNAYASSFESARSAPSTKHGAPSVRDAMPSEQYGVPEQYDALSSQGYSYARNALDELLNQEPANYDFGYKVSDYSSGSDFGHTESRQENKAEGSYFVVLPDGTKQVVEYEADERGFKPRISVESAESRLGYDDNAADIARAADGPY; encoded by the exons atgacg ATGTTCATCTTAATTACTTTACTCGCATACGCTGTGGCCGAGCCGCCAGTAGG GGACGGCTACGCATCAAGAAGATCAGGTCACGACCATCACGGGTTTGAGAACCAAAGGTCTTTATCACAAGAGTATGGCGCGCCAGCATTAGGAGCAAGAAGCAGCTACGCATCAAATGAAGCCAGATCCTTTTCATACGATCAATCCAGATCAGCTCCTTCCCAAGAGTACGGGCCCCCAGAATTCAGGTCAATTTCTCAAAATTATGGACTTCCAAATTCTAGAAAGGCCCTTTCTCAAGATTATAAGTCACCAAATAACGTAAGATCAAGCTTTACTCAAGAATATAGATCATCTAACGCAAGAACTGGACTTTCTCAAGAATACGGAACACCTAATACCAGGACTGGACTGTCTCAACAATATGGGGCACCAAATGCTAGGTCAGGCATATCCCAAGAATATGGACTGCCAAACGCTAGATCTAATCTTAATCAAGAGTATGGACAACCGAATTCCCGAAGCCTCTCTCAACAATACGGTCCTCCTAATCAACGCAATGCTGGAGCAGATTACGGTCGTTCACAAGACTACAGCATATCTACTGCACGTTTGTCTCAAGATTATGGAGTTCCACAATTAAGAGGTGGTTCTAACATCCCATCAGATTCATACGGACAGCCTCTTCTTAGGTCATCTCAAACTTTAGCAGATTACAGTACACCTTCCGAAGAATACGGTGCGCCATCTCAGAGGAATTTGGATCAGGCTCCATCACAGAAATACGGGCAGCCTAATTTTAGGAATTCTCAGTCTTATAGCCCTTCCCAAAGCCAGTCGTTAAGTAGATTCAACAAAGGCTCTGCGTCTACCAGATCTTTCCAATCGTCTTTTGGTTCGAGAAGCCCATCTCAAACTTATGGCACTCCTCGATCATCGTATTCAGTATCCAGTGCAAGGAATATTGATTCTTATTCCCCAGCCTCAAAGTCTATTTCCGCGACATATTTGCCAAGTCCCAAAGGTGTCTCTCAATCTTATGGAGCGCCTGATGGACGAAGCTTGTTTACTGAATACGACGCACCGGATGCTAGAGGATTTCATACTAATGCTTACGCTTCCTCATTTGAGTCAGCGAG ATCAGCTCCATCAACAAAACACGGTGCACCATCAGTCCGCGACGCGATGCCCTCAGAGCAGTACGGCGTCCCTGAGCAATATGACGCATTATCCAGTCAGGGTTACAGCTACGCCAGAAACGCTCTTGATGAGTTGTTGAACCAG GAGCCAGCCAATTACGACTTCGGGTATAAGGTCAGTGACTACAGCAGCGGGAGTGACTTCGGCCACACGGAGTCCAGGCAGGAGAACAAGGCCGAGGGGTCATATTTTGTCGTCTTGCCTGATGGCACTAAGcag GTAGTGGAATATGAAGCCGACGAGCGAGGTTTCAAGCCAAGGATCTCAGTGGAGTCAGCTGAGTCCAGACTAGGATACGATGACAACGCCGCCGACATCGCTCGTGCAGCTGATGGACCTTATTAG